The following proteins come from a genomic window of Nitrosopumilaceae archaeon AB1(1):
- a CDS encoding ABC-three component system protein: MQKRISSDSQKNSEENLIVVCANCHIKIDKNPKFYTKDKLQKFKKDHEAKIYNKLRDNVQNVGFTELEDILNFLASDVITIQDDYTLIKPKEKIKKNNLSTQTSQLILRGMIGSNQVNNYLQKHPNPKQGERIRERFVQEYMRLRNEEEIKDDDLFYSLYDFASLHSNEKAKTQAGLSVLVYFFEKCEVFEK, translated from the coding sequence GTGCAGAAGAGGATATCATCAGACTCACAAAAAAATTCAGAAGAGAATTTAATTGTAGTTTGTGCAAATTGTCACATAAAAATAGACAAAAATCCGAAATTCTACACTAAAGATAAATTACAAAAATTCAAAAAAGACCACGAAGCCAAAATATACAATAAATTGAGAGACAATGTACAAAATGTAGGATTTACAGAACTAGAAGACATATTAAATTTTCTAGCATCAGATGTGATTACAATTCAAGATGATTATACATTGATAAAACCTAAAGAAAAAATCAAAAAAAATAATTTGTCAACACAGACTTCACAATTAATTTTACGTGGAATGATAGGTTCAAATCAAGTTAATAATTATTTGCAAAAACACCCCAATCCAAAACAAGGAGAACGCATAAGAGAACGTTTTGTACAAGAGTACATGAGACTACGTAATGAAGAAGAAATAAAAGACGATGATTTATTTTATTCCTTGTATGATTTTGCTTCATTACATTCTAACGAGAAAGCAAAAACACAAGCAGGGTTATCCGTGTTAGTATATTTCTTTGAAAAATGTGAGGTGTTTGAAAAATAA
- a CDS encoding ABC-three component system middle component 6 yields the protein MPSKHVKLSNSMLNVGAVILEQIDEAQTITMLWNDSKIKSEIIYFEKFTLGLDFLFMLGLIDYEKGIIRKIQI from the coding sequence TTGCCAAGTAAACATGTAAAATTATCTAATTCAATGTTAAATGTGGGGGCTGTAATATTAGAACAAATTGATGAAGCACAAACAATTACAATGCTTTGGAATGATTCAAAAATTAAATCTGAAATAATATACTTTGAGAAATTTACTTTAGGGTTAGATTTTTTGTTTATGTTAGGTCTAATAGATTATGAAAAAGGAATTATTAGGAAAATACAGATTTGA
- a CDS encoding AAA family ATPase, which produces MIHSIDSDHKKFKKINFSKGFNVVLAERTRESSQKDSRNGLGKSTMINIIHFCLGGDPKDALNDSKLEDSTFTIELDLDEKRYKVSRSPGNKGQIFIDGDYSSWSIKPKTDTETGKKYLNKNSWRNILGKLMFDLPIGLQSFNPSFGSMISYFIRKHEGFLDAFKQSSAQLTWDIQTNNAYLLDLGWIFATELQILRKKKNDLDAFKREINTGNFKGFMGNTGELEAERVRLQIHADKEKEKLNKFQVNDQYEQIEKEANDITDTIHNKTNQSVMDKLLLNRYNVSLEQEKVADIQQISEVYQEAGMYFSERITKTLEEVNEFHNKIIENRKEFLNSEITQLKSEIISRTQIIEQLDKKRLNLMQILNTQGALKEYTEVQKNHSNSQSELNDIKAEIR; this is translated from the coding sequence TTGATTCATTCGATTGATTCTGATCATAAGAAATTTAAAAAAATTAATTTTTCTAAAGGATTTAATGTAGTTTTAGCAGAAAGAACTAGGGAATCATCACAGAAAGATTCGAGGAATGGGCTTGGGAAAAGTACCATGATAAACATTATTCATTTTTGTTTAGGAGGAGATCCTAAAGATGCACTAAATGATTCAAAGTTGGAAGATTCTACATTCACAATTGAACTTGATTTAGATGAGAAAAGATACAAGGTCAGTAGAAGTCCAGGAAATAAGGGTCAGATTTTCATAGATGGGGATTATTCCAGTTGGTCAATAAAACCTAAAACAGATACCGAAACGGGTAAAAAATATCTCAACAAGAATTCTTGGCGAAATATTTTAGGTAAACTTATGTTTGATTTACCAATAGGTTTACAATCATTTAATCCATCATTTGGAAGCATGATTTCATATTTTATAAGAAAACATGAAGGATTTCTTGATGCATTCAAACAGTCATCAGCTCAACTAACATGGGATATTCAGACTAATAATGCATATTTGTTAGATTTAGGATGGATATTTGCAACAGAATTACAAATTTTGAGAAAAAAGAAAAATGATCTAGATGCATTTAAGCGAGAAATAAACACAGGAAACTTTAAAGGATTTATGGGAAATACTGGTGAATTAGAAGCAGAAAGAGTCAGATTACAAATACATGCAGATAAAGAAAAAGAAAAATTAAATAAATTTCAAGTAAATGATCAATATGAACAAATTGAGAAGGAAGCTAACGACATCACAGACACAATTCACAATAAAACCAATCAAAGTGTAATGGATAAATTATTGTTAAATAGATACAACGTTAGTTTAGAACAAGAAAAAGTAGCAGATATTCAACAAATATCTGAAGTTTATCAAGAAGCTGGAATGTATTTTTCAGAAAGAATAACAAAAACATTAGAGGAAGTTAATGAATTTCATAATAAGATTATAGAAAATAGAAAAGAATTTTTGAATTCAGAAATTACACAATTAAAAAGTGAAATTATTTCCAGAACACAAATAATAGAACAATTAGATAAAAAAAGATTAAATTTAATGCAAATACTTAACACACAAGGTGCATTAAAGGAATACACAGAAGTTCAAAAGAATCATAGTAATTCTCAATCTGAGTTAAATGATATCAAAGCTGAAATTAGATAA
- a CDS encoding DUF2326 domain-containing protein: protein MDKQKLYKNALIDMKERTDQKNMAIRAFGEFSSSLYSEFGTFLINLNEDGFKFDINIQRSSSQGIGNMKVFCYDLTLTKIWSMRKQSPKFLIHDSMIFDGVDERQRAGALQLAKKTSEMYSFQYICTLNSDMIPHRDLKDLDLERHIVRKLTDSTEDGGILGIRL from the coding sequence ATGGATAAGCAGAAACTCTATAAAAATGCTTTAATCGACATGAAAGAACGAACTGATCAGAAAAATATGGCAATCAGGGCATTTGGTGAATTCTCTAGTTCTCTCTATAGTGAATTTGGAACTTTTCTAATAAATTTAAATGAAGACGGGTTTAAGTTTGATATCAACATTCAACGTTCATCAAGTCAGGGTATTGGAAATATGAAGGTATTTTGTTATGATCTTACACTTACAAAAATTTGGTCTATGAGAAAACAATCTCCTAAATTTTTGATTCACGATAGTATGATTTTTGATGGAGTGGATGAACGACAAAGAGCAGGAGCCCTACAACTTGCAAAAAAAACATCAGAAATGTATAGTTTTCAGTATATTTGTACATTAAATTCAGATATGATTCCTCATAGAGATTTGAAAGATCTGGATTTAGAAAGACACATTGTAAGAAAATTAACAGATTCAACTGAAGATGGTGGAATCTTAGGCATTAGACTATAA
- a CDS encoding type IV secretory system conjugative DNA transfer family protein gives MGTIKGRSRKIQLQMAKARAALIPAEDRTLVVLALDEFQKIHDLTLLSTLLAQARSYNLGLILSHQNTSQISAKLLESITGNTATQIFGRVSGIDAERIKIIKGLQNLMI, from the coding sequence ATGGGAACAATCAAAGGACGCTCAAGAAAGATACAACTTCAAATGGCCAAAGCACGTGCAGCTTTGATACCTGCAGAGGATAGAACTCTGGTCGTTTTAGCATTAGACGAGTTTCAAAAGATACATGATTTAACACTACTATCTACACTACTTGCTCAGGCTCGATCATACAATTTAGGGCTAATCCTTTCACATCAAAATACATCTCAGATATCTGCAAAATTATTAGAGAGTATCACTGGAAATACAGCAACACAAATCTTTGGTAGAGTATCTGGAATTGATGCTGAACGAATAAAGATCATCAAAGGATTACAAAACTTGATGATCTAA
- a CDS encoding phospholipase D-like domain-containing protein: protein MSYDRKDRPDIVDNVSTNMIDALNLNIPKIKSLDISSGYFELSGYDLIRNTLEPASEKSDFVIRLLLGEDAISAPVLNTFEDYRKKIKTDETKSFSTKSLGENLDDAIFTQDNMNSASSLVKMLKRNNIQVRHNDRRFNHAKCYILGKDMALVGSSNFTKSGFEGNRELNAAIYTPASLDKIYKWFNRMWFDAKDTKQEIIESVRTIEVWDTTKSIPDIY from the coding sequence ATGAGCTATGATAGAAAAGATCGTCCAGATATAGTAGATAACGTCAGCACAAATATGATAGATGCGCTCAATCTCAACATTCCAAAGATCAAATCACTTGACATATCATCTGGTTACTTTGAATTAAGTGGCTATGACTTAATTCGCAATACATTAGAACCTGCCTCAGAGAAGAGTGATTTTGTCATACGTTTACTTTTAGGTGAAGATGCGATCAGTGCTCCAGTTTTGAATACATTTGAGGACTATCGCAAAAAGATAAAAACAGACGAGACGAAATCATTTAGTACAAAATCGTTAGGAGAGAATTTAGACGATGCTATATTTACACAGGACAATATGAATTCCGCTTCCAGTCTAGTAAAGATGCTTAAACGCAATAATATCCAAGTAAGACATAACGATCGTAGATTCAATCACGCAAAGTGCTACATTTTGGGAAAAGATATGGCGCTAGTGGGATCTAGTAATTTTACAAAATCTGGATTTGAGGGCAATAGAGAGCTCAATGCTGCAATATACACACCAGCGTCACTAGATAAAATATACAAATGGTTCAATAGAATGTGGTTTGATGCAAAAGATACAAAACAAGAGATAATCGAATCTGTTAGAACAATCGAAGTTTGGGATACCACCAAATCCATACCAGATATATATTAA
- a CDS encoding SNF2-related protein: MAETDSSKLANLAKFQKDAVITTMHIINDYRGVIIADSTGLGKTHIGIEIIRQKRHQDNKKVLLIAPSQVLESVWKVKLESAGITIKTITMESLGRDTFEDELHKYRNIDTVVIDESQNFRSKNANRRINLMKLMSGKKKDAILLSATPINNSIMDLYYQVSIITNGDDTYFSNIGIPNLYQHMRKAANEGIGNGLQKIQQLLDAIMIRRTESFIKDVYPNEKLNGKLVKFPKREYSPIYYDLSETTGTNVYSELLDTVEKLHMVPYGVETYNKTLSKEEREKHKVLATLQTIIILKRFESSTYAAKISIDNKIRLYEHFEKTLKNNSIVSVKETQQDNGKMEEADRWRR, encoded by the coding sequence ATGGCAGAGACAGATTCCTCAAAGCTTGCAAACCTTGCAAAATTCCAAAAAGATGCCGTGATAACCACAATGCACATAATTAATGATTACAGAGGTGTGATAATTGCAGACTCGACAGGACTGGGCAAAACCCACATAGGAATAGAGATAATCAGACAAAAGAGACATCAGGACAACAAAAAGGTACTTTTGATTGCCCCTTCTCAAGTGCTAGAGTCAGTGTGGAAAGTAAAATTGGAATCGGCAGGAATTACCATAAAGACAATAACAATGGAAAGTTTAGGGAGGGATACATTTGAGGATGAGTTGCACAAGTATAGAAACATAGATACGGTGGTAATAGACGAATCACAAAACTTTCGTTCAAAGAACGCAAACAGGCGTATAAACTTGATGAAACTCATGTCAGGAAAGAAAAAGGACGCAATATTGCTATCTGCCACACCAATCAACAACAGTATAATGGATCTCTACTATCAGGTATCAATAATTACAAATGGTGATGATACCTATTTTTCTAATATAGGAATACCAAATCTGTATCAACATATGAGAAAGGCTGCAAACGAAGGTATAGGAAATGGTCTACAAAAAATCCAACAACTTCTTGACGCCATAATGATAAGGCGCACAGAATCATTTATCAAGGACGTATATCCTAATGAGAAGCTCAATGGCAAACTAGTAAAATTTCCAAAAAGAGAATACTCCCCTATATACTATGACTTGAGCGAAACTACTGGGACAAATGTGTATTCAGAATTATTAGATACAGTAGAAAAACTTCATATGGTACCATACGGTGTAGAAACTTACAACAAGACTCTCTCAAAGGAGGAAAGGGAAAAGCACAAGGTTTTAGCTACACTTCAGACTATAATTATTTTAAAGAGATTTGAAAGTAGTACGTATGCAGCTAAGATTAGCATAGATAATAAAATACGGTTGTATGAGCACTTTGAGAAGACTCTGAAAAATAACTCCATAGTATCTGTAAAGGAGACTCAACAAGATAATGGCAAAATGGAAGAGGCAGACAGATGGAGAAGATGA
- a CDS encoding DNA methyltransferase, with protein sequence MGLKRDIILQYLVAIFGIDSYVKHDKKIDIDVIFEKGKTYAQELEDDLSSKILQTDGIFLDLIKGVLDHDIKKKYTDADLEHAKQTSLKIMYRIWFLLYAESRDLLPVNDTKYHPISLQNLRTRFDTMEKEPNDDSCWSALLKLFTGIRKGSVEHNLPEYNGELFKINPSIDNQSVKNKFIVPAMRGLVEKDGDAMDYASLGVRHLGNIYEALMEFSVKQADKDIMLLEDSKGVREVVTKQESTYSYKVNDLYLASKGGIASRKNSASYYTPEEFVQFLVKQGLDPILYERENKIKKDLENYKKNSNDKNRKVCIDRLLDLQVLDPSMGSGHFLVEALNQITTWVTGILNRYRDHPLAEDIEHDRETIIQTQKKKGITFDYNFLKDDVLLKRKIMKRCIFGVDINPLAVELARLSLWLDSFAIGVPLTYMNHHLKIGDSTIGMWRKDLAEKNHTIDNWIDNTEMTGEIITKVSCSSDVTMKQVQFSEDEHNRYEEEMLPHKMMLDVLTASKIDKDIIPKKNRDVKRFVEQFTNNTDDELSTDNSITKIRKKVQKLSKIYKFFHWELEMMDAFTDTRRGFDLIVGNPPWDKVKHSDDEFFTSHYPSFKSLKTKQDKNKIIKNLLKNLSIKKIYENHKNMFVDKTLFYKIYKLQGVGDRDSVATCS encoded by the coding sequence TTGGGTCTTAAACGCGATATCATATTACAATATCTAGTAGCAATATTTGGTATAGACTCGTATGTGAAACACGATAAAAAAATCGACATTGACGTAATATTTGAGAAAGGTAAGACATATGCGCAGGAACTTGAAGATGATCTGTCCTCTAAAATACTACAAACAGATGGAATATTTCTTGATTTGATAAAAGGTGTGTTAGATCATGATATAAAAAAGAAGTATACTGATGCAGATCTAGAACATGCAAAGCAGACATCATTGAAGATCATGTATAGAATATGGTTCCTGTTATATGCTGAATCTCGTGATCTGTTACCAGTAAACGATACAAAATATCATCCCATATCACTCCAGAATCTGCGAACTAGATTTGATACTATGGAAAAAGAGCCAAATGATGATTCCTGCTGGAGTGCACTTTTGAAGCTATTCACTGGAATACGCAAAGGTAGTGTAGAACATAATCTTCCAGAGTACAACGGTGAACTGTTCAAGATCAATCCATCTATTGATAATCAAAGTGTCAAAAACAAATTCATAGTACCTGCTATGCGTGGACTAGTTGAAAAAGATGGTGATGCAATGGATTATGCTAGTCTTGGTGTTAGACACCTTGGAAATATCTATGAGGCATTGATGGAGTTTAGTGTAAAACAGGCAGACAAGGACATAATGTTGTTAGAGGATTCAAAGGGGGTAAGAGAGGTTGTAACCAAGCAAGAATCTACATACTCTTACAAGGTAAATGATTTGTATCTTGCATCAAAGGGAGGAATAGCATCAAGAAAAAATTCTGCTAGCTATTATACTCCAGAAGAATTTGTACAATTTCTAGTAAAACAAGGACTTGATCCCATACTTTATGAACGAGAAAATAAAATCAAAAAAGATTTAGAGAATTACAAAAAAAATTCTAATGATAAAAATCGTAAAGTCTGCATAGACAGACTACTTGATTTACAAGTACTTGACCCATCAATGGGCAGCGGTCATTTCTTGGTGGAAGCATTAAACCAAATAACGACATGGGTAACAGGTATTTTAAACAGATACAGAGATCATCCGCTTGCCGAAGACATCGAACATGATAGAGAAACAATAATTCAGACACAAAAGAAGAAGGGCATAACTTTTGATTATAACTTTCTTAAAGATGATGTTTTATTAAAACGGAAAATAATGAAGCGATGTATATTTGGTGTTGATATTAACCCTCTTGCTGTAGAACTTGCAAGATTGTCTTTATGGCTTGACTCGTTTGCAATAGGAGTTCCTCTAACATACATGAACCACCATCTAAAGATTGGAGATTCTACAATAGGAATGTGGCGGAAGGATTTGGCAGAGAAAAATCATACCATAGATAACTGGATTGATAATACTGAAATGACTGGAGAGATAATAACCAAAGTAAGTTGTAGTTCAGATGTTACAATGAAACAGGTTCAATTCAGTGAAGATGAACATAATAGATATGAAGAAGAGATGTTACCACACAAAATGATGCTGGATGTGCTTACAGCATCAAAAATTGACAAGGATATAATACCAAAAAAAAATCGTGATGTCAAAAGATTCGTAGAACAATTTACTAATAATACTGATGATGAATTATCTACAGATAACTCCATAACAAAAATAAGAAAAAAAGTTCAAAAATTATCTAAAATTTACAAATTTTTTCATTGGGAGCTTGAGATGATGGATGCATTTACTGATACAAGGCGAGGATTTGATTTGATTGTTGGAAATCCTCCTTGGGATAAAGTAAAACATTCTGATGATGAATTTTTCACTTCACACTATCCATCTTTTAAATCATTGAAAACAAAACAAGATAAAAATAAAATTATTAAAAATCTACTCAAGAATTTATCTATTAAAAAAATTTATGAGAATCATAAAAACATGTTTGTGGATAAAACATTATTTTATAAAATATATAAACTACAAGGAGTTGGGGATAGAGATTCTGTGGCAACTTGTTCTTGA
- a CDS encoding helicase-related protein, translating to MAKWKRQTDGEDDGNDRDEFFVSAIEKLPTEPAVNYDTVQMKEDLTEDLRILREYQKGIEEILPFDKKFDAVAEKIMIDGALKNESRKVLIFTEYTVTANHIKKKMMEKFGNKKILLITGDVKKETRQKMIQEFSPKANMDDDETMPEQTADILISTEVLAEGQNLQDCNYVINYDLPWNPMRIVQRIGRIDRLTSTFDTVRSRECYPEKSLDKILKLMGKLLGKIETINDVIGLDTSILGAETTPKQFNGTDANRIRIFAGASKSEDSVTDVREKLERESDLMPLVSPLNEINQYVKKTGIEEMMKIPMGRRSGKNMHGDIVIISYIQEKPQRQFHSVLFDYSTRKAEVIEDSDAFKHTACVDDTPKYMPMDDNHYSRSFAELLEIDKLARNAIIYKKSIDADAANRLRQTSNTYRKNIEKIQGIIMEAVSDGKVSEKEGGSVFEITDSPDLKAWENNISDLLKEYDKTKNVADIMNRDQKDSRKGRH from the coding sequence ATGGCAAAATGGAAGAGGCAGACAGATGGAGAAGATGATGGAAATGATAGGGATGAGTTCTTTGTAAGCGCAATAGAAAAGCTTCCAACAGAACCTGCAGTAAACTATGATACAGTACAGATGAAAGAGGATTTAACAGAGGATCTACGTATTCTAAGAGAATATCAGAAAGGAATTGAAGAAATTTTACCATTTGATAAAAAATTCGATGCTGTTGCAGAAAAGATAATGATTGATGGCGCATTGAAAAATGAGAGCAGAAAGGTACTCATATTCACAGAGTATACAGTGACTGCTAATCATATCAAGAAAAAGATGATGGAAAAATTTGGAAACAAAAAGATATTGTTAATCACAGGAGATGTCAAAAAAGAGACTCGACAGAAGATGATACAAGAGTTCTCTCCAAAAGCAAATATGGATGATGATGAGACAATGCCAGAGCAGACGGCAGACATTCTTATATCAACGGAGGTGTTAGCAGAGGGTCAGAACCTGCAAGACTGTAATTATGTAATAAATTATGATTTGCCATGGAATCCTATGCGAATAGTACAGAGAATTGGGAGAATAGATAGACTAACTAGCACCTTTGATACGGTACGCTCTAGAGAATGTTATCCAGAGAAAAGCCTTGATAAAATACTAAAACTCATGGGTAAGCTTTTGGGTAAAATAGAGACCATAAATGATGTAATTGGACTAGATACCTCAATTCTTGGTGCAGAGACCACACCAAAGCAGTTCAACGGAACTGATGCCAATAGGATACGGATATTTGCAGGGGCATCAAAGTCAGAAGATTCTGTAACAGACGTGAGAGAAAAGCTTGAACGAGAATCAGACCTAATGCCACTAGTATCACCACTTAACGAGATAAACCAGTATGTGAAAAAGACTGGAATAGAAGAGATGATGAAGATTCCGATGGGACGCAGAAGTGGTAAGAACATGCATGGAGATATAGTAATTATATCATACATTCAAGAAAAACCACAGAGACAGTTCCATTCTGTGCTATTTGATTATTCTACTAGAAAGGCAGAAGTTATAGAAGACTCTGACGCATTCAAACATACTGCCTGTGTTGATGACACGCCCAAATATATGCCGATGGATGATAACCATTATAGTAGATCGTTTGCAGAACTATTAGAGATCGACAAGCTTGCCAGGAATGCCATAATTTATAAAAAAAGTATAGACGCAGATGCAGCAAATAGACTACGTCAAACATCAAATACTTACAGAAAGAACATTGAGAAAATACAAGGTATTATAATGGAGGCAGTAAGTGATGGGAAAGTTTCAGAAAAAGAGGGAGGATCTGTCTTTGAAATAACAGATTCACCTGATCTAAAGGCATGGGAAAATAACATATCAGATCTGTTAAAAGAATATGATAAAACCAAGAACGTGGCAGATATAATGAACAGAGATCAAAAAGATAGCAGAAAGGGTAGGCATTGA
- a CDS encoding IS110 family transposase, whose protein sequence is MPGISFTTAAIIISEIADIKRFSTPAKLVAYAGLAPSHRDSANVHKGGSITKRGSTWLRNALVESATTTVCLNDRIKSFYTRIAKRRGKQKAESSCCKTNVGDYLVHVE, encoded by the coding sequence ATGCCTGGAATTAGTTTTACAACTGCCGCAATAATAATTTCTGAAATTGCAGATATCAAAAGATTTTCTACTCCAGCAAAATTGGTTGCGTATGCAGGACTTGCTCCATCACACAGAGATAGTGCAAATGTACACAAAGGAGGCAGTATAACAAAGAGAGGTTCCACTTGGTTACGTAATGCGTTAGTAGAATCTGCAACGACTACGGTATGTCTCAATGATAGAATAAAATCATTCTATACTCGTATTGCCAAACGACGTGGAAAGCAAAAAGCTGAGAGTAGCTGCTGCAAGACAAATGTTGGAGATTATCTGGTACATGTTGAATGA
- a CDS encoding HNH endonuclease signature motif containing protein, whose translation MSTSESNDTTEEYDSDDEQRSDDVKNTLYGKQAGICNGCRNHYRIKDLEVDHVKPKSRGGRDVDDNLQLLCGSCNRIKGGRDMKYLRDNLRKD comes from the coding sequence TTGTCCACATCTGAATCAAATGATACAACAGAAGAATATGACTCAGATGATGAACAACGTTCAGATGATGTAAAAAATACTCTTTATGGTAAACAAGCAGGTATTTGTAATGGTTGCAGAAATCATTATCGAATTAAAGATTTAGAAGTGGATCATGTAAAACCTAAATCTCGTGGTGGTAGAGATGTTGATGATAATTTACAATTATTATGTGGAAGTTGTAATAGAATCAAAGGAGGTCGTGATATGAAATATTTGAGAGATAATTTACGAAAGGATTAG
- a CDS encoding aminotransferase class V-fold PLP-dependent enzyme, with product MQESIYLDYNSTTSINQCVFESMLQIFHHTFGNPSNTHTFRQQAKIVINKAREQVSDLIVPQH from the coding sequence ATGCAAGAATCTATTTATCTAGATTATAATTCTACAACTTCGATAAATCAATGCGTTTTTGAAAGTATGCTGCAAATATTTCATCATACATTTGGTAATCCTTCTAATACTCATACATTCAGACAACAAGCCAAAATAGTGATCAATAAAGCTAGAGAACAAGTATCTGATTTAATAGTTCCACAACATTGA